A stretch of Mucilaginibacter terrae DNA encodes these proteins:
- a CDS encoding RagB/SusD family nutrient uptake outer membrane protein has protein sequence MKQLRYIIFISLLFPLFGCEKVLDVESTRAIGEVNMWNSLEDARAALFGVYALNRAAMSDNNRHILYGDVRMADFEPTSRVDIKAIHNNLLNGDYKLINDLSDWRPFYATINAANLYLERIHEVYEKDKRFVEQTYNLDRAQVKALRAFSYFYMSRVWGDVPLILSSHEGSFTNKPRDSQDKIFALIEQDLLEAEPKLPYAYDGYDPEQTGAYYGQNIATYYGYGYLVSKQAVWTILAHMYAWRGDYANAAIYAQKIVDKTTRVSGSGAALAGTFRNVNDGLTVNVRYIGYMWAANHPAVLFAVARGELATSGVIEELTAADPIVPNRAIPAIYVPKDSLFSIYNEGTDARFSVDSVTKLVRSADGFFTGFDKPYPVFRKIFVPWFSFPNKQGINVPSDLGVFASPIVFSRFTEMGLLLAESKAALNDKDGAISILNQVRVNNGVPAYVSERDNGPLIDAIFKERRRELIGEGWRWYDYVRFKKIKNNDPKFNQLIQSGGIYWPVSRRLISQNPMLTQYPYWK, from the coding sequence ATGAAACAATTAAGATATATAATTTTCATTAGCCTATTATTTCCGCTGTTTGGATGTGAGAAGGTTTTAGATGTCGAATCTACGCGTGCTATCGGCGAAGTAAACATGTGGAATAGTTTAGAAGATGCGAGAGCTGCGCTATTCGGTGTATATGCACTTAACCGTGCAGCCATGTCGGATAATAATAGACACATCCTCTATGGTGATGTAAGAATGGCTGATTTTGAGCCTACATCCCGTGTTGATATTAAAGCCATTCATAACAATTTGCTAAATGGGGATTACAAGCTTATCAATGATCTTTCCGATTGGCGCCCATTTTACGCTACGATCAATGCAGCTAATCTCTATCTGGAGAGGATTCACGAAGTGTATGAGAAAGACAAACGATTTGTCGAGCAAACTTATAATTTGGATAGGGCACAAGTAAAGGCGTTGCGAGCCTTCTCCTATTTTTATATGTCAAGGGTATGGGGTGATGTTCCACTCATTTTATCCTCTCATGAAGGTAGTTTTACCAATAAACCCCGAGACTCCCAGGATAAGATCTTTGCATTGATAGAACAAGATCTTCTAGAAGCAGAGCCCAAATTACCTTACGCTTACGACGGTTACGACCCCGAGCAAACAGGGGCTTATTATGGTCAAAATATAGCAACTTACTACGGCTACGGTTATTTGGTTAGTAAACAAGCGGTCTGGACGATCCTTGCACATATGTATGCCTGGAGAGGAGATTATGCGAACGCTGCTATTTATGCGCAAAAGATAGTTGATAAGACAACGCGAGTTTCAGGATCTGGCGCAGCATTAGCCGGAACCTTCCGTAATGTAAATGACGGGCTTACAGTAAACGTTCGTTACATCGGATATATGTGGGCCGCTAATCACCCCGCAGTACTGTTTGCGGTAGCCAGAGGAGAACTGGCGACATCCGGTGTAATTGAAGAATTAACCGCAGCTGATCCCATTGTACCTAACCGAGCGATTCCAGCAATATATGTACCTAAAGACAGTTTGTTCTCTATTTATAACGAGGGCACAGATGCCCGGTTCTCCGTTGATAGTGTAACTAAGCTAGTTAGGTCGGCCGACGGCTTTTTCACAGGATTTGATAAACCCTATCCTGTTTTTAGAAAGATATTTGTGCCATGGTTTAGCTTCCCTAACAAACAAGGTATTAATGTTCCCTCAGATCTAGGCGTTTTCGCCAGTCCGATCGTGTTTAGCAGATTTACTGAGATGGGGTTACTGCTGGCAGAATCAAAAGCGGCATTAAATGATAAAGATGGTGCCATATCAATCTTAAATCAGGTCAGGGTAAATAACGGCGTACCAGCCTATGTAAGTGAGAGAGATAACGGTCCCCTCATCGATGCAATCTTTAAAGAAAGACGACGCGAACTTATTGGTGAGGGTTGGAGATGGTATGATTATGTAAGATTTAAGAAAATCAAAAATAACGATCCCAAGTTTAATCAGCTCATTCAAAGCGGTGGCATCTACTGGCCTGTTTCCCGAAGGTTGATCAGTCAAAATCCGATGTTAACACAATATCCTTATTGGAAATAA
- a CDS encoding fasciclin domain-containing protein gives MKKSNFILVMLAILPGVLLSSCQKSELKGGSSERGKSFTGSTYDYLQSKPGIFDSLLFVINRLKLTNVLKSDSLTLFAVTNTSFKLASDDLNSQRLRTGKSPIYLKDYRLDQLDSLACRYILKGNFSSKRLSVLNGINVFAFKYGYELNAKATASSAMGQVGAGPSSIVYSSKNRTEFKANWSSAIAYSIDIPTKNGLVHIIDDKHFFGFGYYSKQPSTSFRDSPFRLPEAFNVDSEPLEAEDYDNGGAGVAYNDTRSPANEIDGRYWNDGGQYRTSEGVDIWVQPAAYNRGIYYRQGYRIGAMRTGEWTNYSIDVPEDGNYEIKLHYSVQNSTGNPSAYCDLRLDWKILTKRVALPITAGKMDELKAGTFFLTKGNHYLTFCTMTSVPDLSFDAFVFKRVNQ, from the coding sequence ATGAAGAAATCGAATTTTATTTTAGTAATGCTTGCCATTTTACCTGGTGTATTGCTATCATCTTGTCAAAAGAGTGAATTAAAAGGTGGCTCATCGGAACGGGGAAAGAGCTTTACTGGTAGTACATACGATTATCTCCAAAGTAAACCAGGAATTTTTGATTCATTGTTATTTGTAATTAACAGGTTGAAATTGACCAATGTGTTAAAATCCGATTCATTAACTCTGTTTGCGGTGACAAACACAAGTTTTAAACTGGCTTCGGATGACTTGAATTCACAAAGGCTGCGTACTGGAAAAAGCCCTATTTACTTGAAGGATTACCGTTTAGATCAATTAGATAGCCTAGCATGCCGCTACATACTTAAAGGGAATTTTTCATCCAAAAGGCTATCTGTTCTTAACGGAATTAATGTTTTTGCCTTTAAATATGGATATGAATTGAATGCTAAAGCAACAGCTTCGTCAGCAATGGGACAAGTTGGCGCAGGGCCTTCATCGATAGTCTATAGCAGTAAAAACAGGACGGAATTTAAAGCTAACTGGTCATCAGCTATTGCATATTCTATTGACATACCTACCAAAAATGGTTTGGTACATATCATTGACGATAAGCATTTTTTTGGATTCGGATATTATAGTAAGCAGCCTTCGACCTCATTTCGTGATTCCCCCTTTAGATTGCCAGAAGCCTTCAATGTTGATTCGGAGCCGTTGGAGGCCGAAGACTATGACAACGGTGGAGCAGGGGTAGCCTATAATGATACTAGAAGCCCTGCTAATGAAATCGATGGGAGATATTGGAATGATGGCGGGCAGTATAGGACCTCAGAAGGCGTTGATATTTGGGTACAACCGGCGGCTTATAATCGTGGCATATACTACAGGCAGGGATACAGAATCGGTGCTATGAGGACCGGGGAATGGACAAATTATTCCATCGATGTACCTGAAGACGGAAACTATGAGATCAAACTTCATTACAGCGTTCAGAATAGCACCGGTAACCCTTCTGCATATTGCGACCTACGACTTGATTGGAAAATTCTTACCAAGCGTGTAGCGCTTCCAATCACGGCAGGTAAAATGGATGAACTGAAAGCCGGCACCTTCTTCTTAACAAAGGGAAATCATTATTTGACTTTTTGTACCATGACTTCCGTACCTGATTTAAGTTTTGACGCTTTTGTATTTAAACGTGTAAACCAATGA
- a CDS encoding DUF5007 domain-containing protein — protein sequence MNPINRAMILSKTTVYCIAAIVVFLSSCKKLYNLPEDKPYLSPDANYTSAPILRPILGRNTIFSYFKSDYSSFPIRFEIIDFTNLDRTSSDKLGIMRNTYIWKRAYTGQETSLDEINGKRAIEERPLFQVNSAGEFIMWASATDADFRKSLPDTGYRFNVKISNGGGEKILGPLFLAPLATRPYEPSYHLNEITAAPRKEVSGALKRLIPATLVNMFGATTGNPLVRETGAGTTALKQDVWVYFKRKGAGNTLTIKFFDKDSIAINPTKFNGTKWEKLVHGFNPVITPTSVKYEVAYPIPLTSIPTPYTTSDGSQALLTFSYNRIGFSGLRVIATMTLPFNIYQPGDWEIIFFFHNENPKFEDE from the coding sequence ATGAACCCAATTAATAGAGCCATGATCTTAAGTAAAACGACAGTCTATTGTATTGCCGCAATTGTTGTTTTTCTTTCCTCCTGTAAAAAGTTATATAATTTACCTGAAGACAAACCTTACCTCAGTCCTGATGCGAATTATACATCTGCACCTATACTTAGACCAATTTTGGGGCGCAATACTATTTTCAGTTATTTCAAATCGGATTATTCCAGCTTCCCTATAAGGTTTGAGATCATTGATTTCACAAATCTTGATCGAACTTCTTCTGACAAATTAGGAATAATGCGTAATACCTATATATGGAAGCGAGCCTATACAGGCCAAGAGACCAGTCTTGACGAAATTAATGGAAAACGAGCTATTGAAGAACGTCCACTTTTTCAAGTCAATTCAGCTGGTGAGTTTATAATGTGGGCGTCTGCCACTGATGCAGATTTCCGGAAATCGCTCCCGGATACAGGTTACCGGTTTAATGTGAAAATCAGCAATGGCGGGGGAGAAAAAATACTGGGACCATTATTTCTGGCACCTTTAGCAACAAGACCTTATGAACCGTCATATCATCTAAACGAGATAACCGCAGCTCCAAGAAAGGAAGTTTCAGGTGCCCTTAAACGGTTAATTCCGGCAACATTGGTGAACATGTTCGGCGCAACCACCGGCAACCCATTGGTCCGCGAAACAGGAGCTGGAACCACGGCACTCAAACAAGATGTATGGGTTTATTTCAAACGTAAAGGAGCAGGAAATACACTTACCATTAAATTTTTTGATAAGGATTCCATCGCAATAAATCCTACAAAGTTTAACGGTACTAAATGGGAGAAGCTTGTCCATGGCTTTAATCCTGTTATTACGCCAACTTCTGTAAAATATGAGGTCGCATATCCAATTCCATTGACAAGTATACCTACCCCTTATACTACATCAGACGGATCTCAGGCATTATTGACTTTTAGTTACAATAGGATCGGTTTTAGTGGTCTTAGGGTTATAGCTACGATGACCTTACCATTTAATATCTATCAACCCGGGGATTGGGAAATCATATTCTTCTTCCATAATGAGAATCCCAAGTTTGAAGACGAATAA
- a CDS encoding SusC/RagA family TonB-linked outer membrane protein, producing MKILFPLMIIISLFTAEGLSAQSTINVRGTVKEKGTDAGLPGVNITLVGSPDKALGATPADGSFAFTVPVKSILRFSRVGFETKEVGAARMLNIVLNPSISSLNDVVIRGFVAKTRDLSSGSSVKISGEDLQQVPVANAEQLLQGKVAGLNVQVNTGAPGFRGSVLLRGLSNVDVNASTTGNDADAFLTPTSPLYVIDGVPTDVDPATAESFNSFGGASPLSLIPQEDIANIEVLKDAQATSLYGSRGAYGVILITTRRGMSAIPRLRYTTNFFISTPPKLRATIGGKAERDLKLQQILQYGSFRDINTLLNSNTALVDSLSPYYNNSTNWQDIYYGMTYNQTHNIGVEGGDKRFNYKTNFGYYKETGIQVNTGVSRFTLNNNFEYKPSSKISLFAQVNGSMLDRKKGNGVGLLNTGVARSASASSLLPGPSLFLASNDALANLNVDNSNPTKNLKTNLEFSYFPFAGFTFRTTGSYDILNATDYTFTPAIANNQQAAIQYFNDTRKTLYNRNLISFTKSLKGGHDFTVFGFNEVYFKTYQANDLKQVGLSSDHYLGPLGFISAASSTRGAGLRAYSNLRAVSFAGSFSYNFQRKYVFDATYRMDATSFSGVDDPYTRSPSIGIRWNMERENIFNSWKWLTYSSLRLTWGKNITPTGNIFSVYGTYNPNGTYNGQSRITIDPALLPNKNLGTAVGTTYNMGYDIGLFDSKIQLTFESYYRAVDRQARTLALSNIIGFENVLSNEVSIRNWGNELSLTLRPLSRNSKVNWTFTVNGAMNRDMLTRLPGDVKQIVIGGTVLHVGRNSLSNFIYENKGVYSTQADIPVNPVTGLPLRQGQAVVSNRTYGGGYFQAGDPIFVDRNGDYVINDQDDRTVIGNSQPIYTGGFATTVSYKNFSLSMNGSFTIDRDLMNTAIADRLAMTGDPFGLQAVLPLSGLNFWTRPGDVAKYSNPYNYTRSIIINPFRSNQSLFQEDGSYFKINAVTVGYTLPKQLASKIRLNNFRIYVTGDNLATFSRYSGPNPENVTALGFDNSGGYPLARRYTVGMNLEL from the coding sequence ATGAAAATATTATTTCCCTTAATGATAATCATTTCACTGTTCACAGCTGAGGGCCTTTCCGCCCAAAGTACCATCAACGTCAGAGGTACGGTTAAAGAGAAAGGAACCGATGCCGGACTGCCCGGAGTAAACATCACATTGGTAGGATCTCCTGATAAAGCGCTAGGTGCAACTCCTGCTGATGGTAGTTTTGCATTTACGGTACCAGTAAAATCAATACTAAGATTTAGTAGAGTAGGCTTTGAAACAAAAGAGGTCGGCGCAGCGCGTATGCTTAACATTGTTCTTAACCCCAGCATAAGTTCTTTAAACGATGTGGTAATCCGTGGATTCGTGGCAAAAACACGAGATTTAAGCTCGGGATCTTCGGTAAAGATTTCAGGTGAAGACTTGCAGCAAGTTCCGGTCGCAAATGCTGAACAATTATTACAAGGCAAAGTTGCTGGTTTAAACGTTCAGGTTAATACCGGGGCACCTGGTTTTCGGGGCAGCGTATTACTAAGGGGGTTATCCAACGTAGATGTTAACGCCTCAACTACAGGGAACGATGCCGACGCCTTTCTTACTCCAACTTCTCCGCTGTATGTTATCGATGGCGTTCCGACTGATGTGGATCCTGCCACAGCCGAAAGTTTCAATTCTTTTGGTGGCGCCAGTCCCTTATCGCTAATCCCTCAGGAAGATATTGCAAATATTGAAGTTCTTAAAGATGCACAAGCAACCTCTTTATATGGATCTCGTGGGGCTTACGGTGTTATCCTTATAACAACACGCCGGGGCATGTCCGCTATACCCAGGTTGCGCTACACGACCAACTTCTTTATAAGCACTCCGCCAAAGCTGCGTGCTACAATTGGAGGGAAGGCCGAGCGTGATCTAAAGTTACAACAGATCTTACAATATGGAAGTTTCAGGGATATAAATACCCTATTAAACTCAAATACAGCTTTGGTTGACAGTTTGAGCCCCTATTATAACAATTCTACCAACTGGCAGGACATTTATTATGGGATGACATACAATCAAACACACAATATTGGCGTAGAAGGAGGCGATAAACGCTTCAATTACAAAACGAATTTTGGCTATTATAAGGAAACCGGTATTCAAGTAAATACCGGAGTAAGTCGGTTTACACTTAACAATAATTTTGAATATAAACCAAGCTCTAAAATTTCTCTTTTCGCTCAGGTTAACGGTAGTATGCTGGACCGAAAGAAGGGAAATGGGGTCGGCTTATTGAACACGGGAGTTGCACGAAGCGCCTCCGCCTCGTCTCTCTTACCCGGACCTTCATTATTTTTGGCATCTAACGACGCTCTTGCTAATCTTAATGTAGATAATAGTAATCCGACAAAGAATCTTAAGACCAACCTCGAGTTTAGCTACTTCCCATTCGCGGGATTTACATTTCGCACAACAGGTAGCTATGACATTTTGAATGCAACTGATTACACCTTCACACCGGCGATCGCCAATAATCAACAAGCAGCGATACAGTACTTTAATGATACCCGTAAAACACTCTATAATAGAAATTTAATTTCGTTCACGAAGAGTTTAAAGGGAGGACATGATTTTACCGTTTTTGGCTTCAACGAAGTTTATTTTAAAACTTATCAGGCAAATGATCTCAAGCAGGTCGGTCTATCGTCAGACCATTACTTAGGACCTCTGGGCTTTATAAGCGCTGCTTCCTCGACAAGGGGTGCGGGATTAAGGGCATATAGCAATTTACGGGCAGTATCGTTTGCCGGCAGTTTCTCATATAATTTTCAAAGGAAGTATGTATTTGACGCGACATACCGAATGGATGCCACATCTTTTAGTGGTGTTGATGATCCTTACACCAGAAGTCCTTCAATCGGTATCCGGTGGAATATGGAAAGAGAAAACATATTTAACAGTTGGAAATGGTTAACCTATAGTTCCTTGCGCTTGACCTGGGGTAAAAACATAACACCTACAGGAAATATATTTAGTGTTTATGGAACTTACAACCCCAACGGAACCTATAATGGACAGTCAAGAATAACTATTGACCCTGCTTTACTCCCCAATAAAAATTTGGGTACGGCTGTTGGTACAACTTACAATATGGGCTACGACATTGGCTTGTTCGATAGCAAGATCCAATTGACATTTGAGTCCTATTACCGTGCCGTGGATCGCCAGGCAAGGACCTTAGCGCTTTCGAATATTATAGGGTTTGAAAATGTTTTAAGTAATGAAGTGTCGATTCGCAACTGGGGTAACGAACTTTCTTTGACCCTTCGCCCTCTTTCCAGAAATAGCAAGGTGAACTGGACCTTTACCGTGAATGGAGCGATGAATAGAGACATGTTGACAAGGTTGCCTGGAGATGTGAAACAAATTGTAATCGGAGGTACGGTGTTGCATGTAGGCCGCAACTCCCTGTCAAATTTTATTTATGAAAATAAAGGTGTCTATTCGACTCAAGCAGATATACCTGTTAATCCTGTAACCGGGCTTCCACTGCGACAGGGGCAAGCAGTTGTAAGTAACCGGACATATGGTGGTGGGTATTTTCAGGCCGGAGATCCAATTTTTGTGGACAGAAATGGGGATTATGTTATAAATGATCAGGATGACCGGACCGTAATCGGAAATTCACAACCCATTTATACAGGTGGGTTTGCAACGACAGTAAGTTATAAGAATTTTTCACTATCAATGAACGGGTCATTCACAATTGACCGCGATCTGATGAACACAGCGATCGCTGATAGATTAGCGATGACAGGGGATCCTTTTGGCCTGCAGGCCGTCTTGCCGTTAAGTGGCTTGAATTTTTGGACAAGACCAGGGGACGTTGCCAAATATTCAAATCCTTATAATTATACACGCTCAATTATAATAAATCCTTTCCGGTCTAATCAAAGCCTGTTTCAAGAAGATGGTTCTTACTTCAAAATAAATGCAGTAACAGTGGGATATACACTTCCAAAACAATTAGCTAGTAAGATTAGGCTTAATAATTTCCGAATCTATGTGACCGGAGATAATCTTGCGACCTTTTCTAGATATAGCGGACCCAATCCGGAAAACGTAACTGCGCTTGGTTTCGATAATTCTGGTGGTTACCCTTTAGCAAGAAGGTATACAGTAGGTATGAATTTAGAACTATAA
- a CDS encoding RagB/SusD family nutrient uptake outer membrane protein, which yields MNLKKVGFCMIVLLGLTETGCKKFLEVESIERFSGNRYWKSPKDVETFTIDIYARLWDKLSNSCFWPAAGEFRLGEIRSNTAAAGVTSFQSNDQNRRVVYDYLAKNDMKAVVYGIAANSPWLSNGSSPRTFNTVLAFNFSVNTNWTDFYKVIQEANIMYDQVSKGIPGLSDADKQRYMAEAVFIRCLTYFIMVRIYGDVAYYTDANHSTPLGRENFISVLNKCIAELEPVKNDLPWKYDDPALNGVRANRAGAISLLMNMYMWNAGFDEPNKTNCYEKTVALGSELIQSNQHSLVPAEQISRIFLGGTDESLIELKESSSFTSGSNLFYKSAFPGEPVVLTKHEENGTTTHLHYKKAYIDFLFGTVNDNRADMIQNRDQENGRFALSKFEGAVSVLGFPDWALVLFRYADALLLQAEALSNLGRDGEAILIVNMIRNRANAPDVSGLGGQELKDEIFKERGRELLGEGYHFFDLVRTRRILDPAWTSNPLSPDQFNRGGWTWPIDPASRERNPYMTLNDYWF from the coding sequence ATGAACTTAAAAAAAGTAGGATTTTGTATGATTGTTTTACTTGGGCTGACGGAGACGGGTTGTAAGAAATTTCTGGAGGTTGAATCGATCGAAAGATTCTCCGGGAATCGCTATTGGAAGTCTCCTAAAGACGTTGAGACCTTTACTATCGATATTTATGCAAGATTGTGGGATAAGTTAAGCAATTCTTGCTTTTGGCCAGCTGCCGGGGAATTCCGACTTGGAGAAATAAGATCGAATACCGCAGCTGCCGGTGTGACAAGCTTTCAATCTAATGATCAGAACCGAAGAGTAGTTTATGATTATTTGGCCAAGAATGATATGAAAGCTGTAGTATATGGTATAGCCGCAAATTCTCCCTGGCTTAGCAACGGTTCTTCTCCAAGGACTTTTAATACAGTGCTGGCTTTTAATTTCTCGGTCAATACCAATTGGACAGATTTTTATAAAGTAATTCAGGAAGCCAATATCATGTATGATCAGGTAAGTAAGGGAATTCCTGGGTTAAGCGATGCAGACAAGCAACGCTATATGGCAGAAGCTGTATTTATCAGATGCCTTACCTATTTTATTATGGTAAGAATTTACGGAGATGTGGCTTATTACACAGATGCCAACCATTCGACGCCTTTGGGTAGAGAAAATTTTATAAGTGTGTTGAATAAATGCATTGCAGAACTTGAACCAGTAAAGAATGATCTTCCCTGGAAATATGATGATCCGGCCTTGAATGGGGTACGTGCGAACCGAGCGGGAGCCATTTCACTTCTAATGAACATGTACATGTGGAATGCTGGATTTGATGAGCCCAATAAGACAAACTGTTACGAGAAAACCGTGGCTTTGGGAAGCGAACTTATTCAGAGTAATCAGCATTCCCTGGTTCCGGCTGAACAAATCAGTAGGATATTTCTAGGAGGAACCGACGAGAGTTTGATCGAGTTAAAGGAAAGTTCGTCCTTTACTTCGGGCTCAAACTTATTCTATAAATCAGCATTTCCCGGTGAACCGGTTGTTTTAACCAAGCATGAAGAAAACGGAACCACTACGCATCTGCATTACAAGAAAGCATATATTGATTTTTTATTCGGTACTGTTAACGATAATAGAGCGGATATGATCCAAAATCGAGATCAGGAGAATGGACGGTTTGCTTTATCCAAATTTGAAGGTGCCGTTTCCGTGCTGGGCTTTCCTGATTGGGCTCTTGTTCTATTCAGATATGCTGATGCATTATTACTTCAAGCTGAAGCTCTTTCCAACTTGGGAAGGGACGGAGAGGCGATTCTTATCGTCAATATGATTAGGAATAGGGCTAATGCTCCTGATGTATCCGGTTTAGGCGGGCAAGAACTTAAAGATGAAATATTCAAGGAACGGGGACGCGAACTCCTTGGCGAAGGTTATCATTTCTTTGATTTGGTACGAACAAGACGAATCCTTGATCCTGCATGGACATCTAATCCATTGTCACCAGATCAGTTTAACAGAGGGGGCTGGACATGGCCGATCGACCCTGCATCTAGAGAACGAAACCCATATATGACATTAAATGATTATTGGTTCTAA
- a CDS encoding DUF5008 domain-containing protein, producing the protein MSHLRIKSWFIAIGFSWLTVTGCKDDIKEFENPYSGGKAPLGLKFNSASFIEPAQGRANDTITVSIVGAEQYKDKLQFQFSGEEAEILSIKGDFVKVKVPPGGSSGSTSVQIGDQVFFGPQFKVYGKVSDDPYFKAKIGANNTIYDAYKLKNGKYIMVGEFTDFNEKGIVLPIRKIAESTYEGEIQRSLQLGTGVVSGYLSSVTSSPNDANIFVAGNMSAFDLKGPVKNITRLTSFGAIDLKQVDTYSSKNGGPSYPKLMVPSFNGGTESPIKRIFYFNNGIIAVGGFRFYISHRYDVGRKITYTSGNTTITTYRDSLVRDSIPVRQVIRLKLDGSLDNTYHFSGSTTLEGANGNILDAVMQPDGKLILVGAFSKFDNKTTGGIVRLNTDGTVDDSFQVGKGASGYITSINWNGETQRFVLTGVFSSFNNRAIQNLLLLKADGSIDDTFISGNFDSGYPSFAQQLSNGLIVVSGNFKKYNNVRRGGFTILTSQGNLAQGYNSLGELSGTITRVLEERNKDSKRSIVLLGSFRKFDSQAVQNIKGLVLED; encoded by the coding sequence ATGTCACATTTAAGAATAAAAAGCTGGTTTATAGCCATTGGCTTTTCATGGCTAACAGTAACTGGCTGCAAGGATGATATTAAAGAATTTGAAAATCCATACTCCGGTGGAAAAGCACCCTTAGGGTTAAAGTTTAATTCCGCAAGTTTCATCGAACCAGCGCAAGGTAGGGCTAATGATACCATAACTGTAAGTATTGTTGGGGCGGAACAATATAAGGACAAACTCCAATTTCAATTTAGTGGCGAGGAAGCGGAAATATTATCAATTAAAGGAGACTTTGTAAAGGTTAAAGTTCCGCCTGGCGGAAGTTCTGGGTCAACCTCCGTGCAAATTGGCGATCAGGTTTTCTTTGGGCCCCAGTTTAAAGTATATGGTAAAGTTTCCGATGACCCATACTTCAAGGCAAAAATAGGTGCTAATAACACGATCTACGATGCCTATAAATTGAAGAATGGGAAATATATTATGGTAGGTGAATTTACAGATTTTAATGAAAAGGGAATAGTCTTGCCTATCAGGAAAATTGCTGAGTCGACTTATGAAGGTGAAATTCAAAGGTCCTTGCAACTAGGCACCGGAGTTGTCAGTGGTTACCTAAGCTCTGTTACCTCAAGCCCTAATGATGCAAATATCTTCGTTGCTGGAAATATGTCCGCCTTCGATCTCAAAGGACCGGTTAAAAACATTACCAGACTTACTTCTTTCGGAGCAATTGACCTGAAGCAGGTCGATACTTACTCATCAAAGAATGGGGGGCCAAGTTACCCGAAGCTTATGGTTCCATCTTTTAATGGTGGAACAGAATCACCTATCAAAAGAATTTTTTATTTCAATAATGGCATTATTGCCGTAGGGGGGTTCAGATTTTACATTTCACATAGATATGATGTTGGAAGGAAAATCACCTACACATCTGGTAATACGACCATAACCACCTATAGAGACAGTCTGGTTAGAGATTCCATTCCTGTCAGGCAAGTTATACGTTTAAAACTGGATGGTAGTCTTGATAACACTTATCATTTTTCTGGAAGCACAACATTGGAAGGCGCTAATGGCAATATCTTAGATGCAGTAATGCAACCAGATGGTAAACTGATACTGGTCGGCGCATTTTCAAAATTTGATAATAAAACTACAGGCGGCATTGTCCGACTGAATACTGATGGAACCGTAGATGATTCCTTTCAAGTTGGAAAGGGTGCTTCCGGTTATATAACAAGCATTAACTGGAACGGTGAGACACAGCGATTTGTACTCACTGGCGTTTTCAGTTCATTCAACAATCGTGCGATCCAAAATTTATTACTTCTAAAAGCTGATGGCTCAATTGATGACACGTTTATTTCGGGAAACTTTGATAGCGGATACCCTTCATTTGCACAACAATTATCAAATGGCCTTATAGTAGTGTCTGGTAATTTCAAGAAGTATAACAATGTACGGCGTGGAGGCTTTACGATCCTAACTTCACAAGGCAATTTAGCGCAGGGATATAACTCATTGGGCGAGTTATCAGGAACGATCACCAGAGTGTTAGAGGAAAGAAATAAGGATAGTAAGCGAAGTATCGTACTGCTCGGCTCGTTTAGAAAATTTGATTCACAAGCAGTTCAAAATATTAAGGGGCTAGTGCTTGAGGATTAG